The genomic segment TTGGAAATACCTATTTCTTCGGAGATCTCGGCATAGCTCATCTCCTCTATTTTACTTTTATTAAAAACAAGCTGTTGTTGCGGTGGTAATCGAGATACAATCTCTTGTAGTATCCTATCCAAATCTCTATGTGCGAGCTTTCGTTCCAATTCATCGCTCAGCTCATCCCAAGCTGTCAAATGCGATAGTTGATATTTCTGTCTTGACAGTTCCTTTCGAAAGAACGTAATGGCCATTCGTTTCGCAACTAAAAATAAGAAAGGAAAGATAGCTTCTGCCGAGGGAATTGAATCGCGTTTCAAAAAAAGCTGTACAAAAATTTCTTGCATAATCTCCTCCACATCTAAGTCTGAAGCACATACACGACGTACTTTGCGGTACAGCAAAGGTCTATAAAAATCGAAAATTTTTTTAAAAACCTTCTCATCTCCCGATTTAAAGCGATTAAACTCATCAAGGCTCAACGGAACTGCATTTAAATCCATGGTCATATTTTCCCTAGGTTACACTTGGTCTAAGCAACAAAACTTATGTTAAATCTATATAAATGCAAGATTATTTCAAAATGAAATCTAGGCAAGTTCGGATTTCGACCGGCGTCAAAACCAGTAGTTATAGCACAGCATCGGTGAAGCTACAGTGCCATCAGCGGCATCTACCAGTTTATGCATCAAACGATACTTAGCAGTACTGACGTCTTTGGTGGCGATCTTTTTATCAGAAGTATTGCTCATGCTTCTCTTGTGATTATGCCTATTGATAGGGCGGTATGCTTCCTCCTAGTAAAAACATTTAAAATGAAGACGTAAAGTAGACGGACATGTCATGTACTGCTGCTGGATATTTCGGTAAAAAAATAAGCAGCATTTTAGCTTAATCAATTAAAAATATGATTAATTTCGAAGCAGACTAAAATTGTCTATTTAAGGGTTTAGACGGAGAGACATTCTATGATGGGCAAACTCAACCTAAGAAGTGTCTTTCCTATGATGATGGGTGAAATTTTTATGAAGAGACTCGCACTATTTACACTTTCCATGAGCGTCACTGTTTCGGGTTGCAGTGTATTCCAAAAAAACAGCAAAAAGGCGTTTAACGATGGCTTTTATACACAAAATATAGACGGCATAAAGCAACGCGTCTATATTGATGTAGCTGATGAAATTATACGGATACATCCATCCGAACTAAAGGAAAATGGCATATCTGTGATTGATACGGCAAATTTCTATGAATTTCAAAAAAGTAAATTGAAAACAAATACCGAAGAAGCTATTCCATTCAGTAAAGCTTCTTTCGATATTGATTTTTTGACGATACCTCTAAAATTCCGTCCTTCACAGGGGGGAGTTCCCTTACAGTTAAACACTAATTTGAACGGTGCAGGATATTTTGGATATAGACGGGACAGATACATCATCGACTACAGTACAAATCCCTTGGGCAGATCAGAGCGCAACATGAATCATTTTGGATTTTCAGTAGGCGCTTTCACAGGTTTTGGAAATACATCGATATCGCCCACCAACACCAATAATTTGATAGAACAGGAGTATGATGGTGTTGTTTGGAGCAAGGGACTGGCAGGAATTTTTGCTGTCAATAATTTTACGGTCGGAATGGCTTTGGGGTTCGATCATCTATTAGGCAGCAACCGGCGGATCTGGATTTATCAGAATAAATTCTGGTACGGACTCGCTTTCGGACTTAACTTAAATTAACCCAAAAACTCGCTTGTCAAATGTAAGACGCAATTTACACTTCTTGGTAGTGGCAACAAATCTCAGTGCACTCTAGATACATAATCTTCAGGGATTGATATCAATGTGAAGAAAGTAGGTAATACTTTTAACTTCAATTTTGGTGCTAATCATTTAACGCCTGTTCTAAAATAGAAAAGCCTATATTCGTCACGTCAACAGCTGTATTGGATAAAATAACAATCGCTTTTTGTTGTTGCATATTCCGGTGATGTTGACCCCTTTCCGGCGATACTGACCCCTCTGATTTTGGTTATCTGGGGGATTTTTACCAATAGCCTGACAATATTACCTTTTTTTTCTTAGACTTTCACCCTTAAGTTCAATTCGGTGAGAAGTATGTACAATCCGGTCCAATACAGCGTCCGCAATTGTATCTTCCCCAATCACATCATACCAGCTTGCGACCGGAAGCTGACTGGCTATAATGGTGGATGACCTGGCATGCCTATCTTCAATAATTTCCATCAGGTCCAGTCTTTGCTGCTGATCCAGATTTACAAGACCAAAGTCATCCAGGATCAGCAGGTCAGATTTTGCAATCCTGTCTAGAAGTTTGTGCATTGATCCTTCCAGTCTGGCAATCTTGGTTCGCTGGAGCAGCTTCTGTAGATTGAAGTATAAGACCTTTTTTCCCTGTGAGCACGCTTTTAACCCAAGGGCTGAGGCCAGAAAGCTTTTTCCGCACCCCGTCGCGCCCGATATCAGTAGCGGCTCACCTCTTTCAATATACCCGCCAGTAATCAGGTCTGCAATCTGGGCTTTGTCCATACCGCGTTTGGGATCCATATTGAGCTCCTCAATCGATGCCTGATAACGAAAGGCAGCATTCTTTTTTAGTCTGTCAAACCGTTTTTCGTCCCTGCTGTCCAGCTCTGACTGCAGGAGAAGCTGCAATCCATCCTCAAAGTTAAGTTCTGTCATACGACGCGTTTCTACCAATGCTTTCCAGCTACGCTCCATACCCAATAGGCGGAGACTTCTCATGTTGTGTTCGATGTTCACTGTAATTGATTTTTATGTTATGAATAATACTCCCGGTTCCTGATATTTTCGTGCAGGGGAAGTTTTTTTTCGGTCGGTGCCCCGCCGTGCTCCGGAAAGTTTACCATACCGGTTATTAAAAGACCTTCAACAAACTTATACCGTAGCTGGCGATGAGTAATAGCCACCCGACAGGCCTTTATAAACAGGTCGCTGTAGGTCCTTTGAAGCCTGAACAGCCCATCACATGTCCTGTAAAGCTGTTCAGGATGGCGTTTCTGGTCAAAGATCATCTGTACCAGTTCACTGAATACCGGGGATATGGCATTTGCTCTTGTCAGGTAATGGGCAGGGTTCTTTTTTCTGAACTCACGGTACTTGGCATCCAAATGTTCCTCCAGGGTGGTATAAGCATTCTGTTTTGGGCTCCTCTGATGCAGGGCGACCTGTTTTCCTCCAACAAAGATGTGCACGAGATTTTTGGTGTAGATAACCTGTGCTTTCTTTCCGATATAGCAACTGGGTGCACTATAGAAGTGTCTGTCCCTGCCAAGATAGACGTGCCCGTTTTCACCGATCTTAAGCTCCGCATAATATTTTAGTGCAAAGCGATGCTCGGGTAATGGTAACAGAAGATGTTTTTCACAGCTGAGGAACCGTTCCTGCCGACAATAACTCCTGTTCTGCATACGCGTCTGGTTCAGCTTCAATACACAGTCTTCAACGGCGCTGTTGAGGGCTGATAATGAGAAAAAGCTCCTGTTTCGAAGTTTGGCAAATACCTGCGTATAAATGATCTTTACATGGTTTTCTACGGCACTCTTGTCCCTGGGCTTTCCAGCGCGTGCAGGAACGATAACAGTACCGTAATGATTGGCCAGATCTTCCATACAGCGGTTGATTTCCGGTTCGTACCTGTCACTTTTTATAACCGCAGACTTAAGATTGTCCGGAACGATACATCTTGGCACCCCGCCAAGAAACTGTATACATTTATCCAGCGCGTCCAAAAAGTCGGGTGTCTTCTGGCTCGGCACAGCTGTGGCATAACAATAATTGGAAAAAGGAAGACAGGCCACAAATATCTCACAATTTATGATCTCACCGGTATTGCCATCGATAAAATGAAGCTTCTTGCCGGAAAAGTCGATATAAAGTTTATCTGCTGGCGTATGTTCCATGACCATCGAGCTGCGCTTCTGTACTTTGAGATATTGCCCCAGGTGGAAACAGAACTGTGAAAGTTCATAGCCGTCCGACACGCTTTGCTTATATTCTTCCCAAAGAAGTTTACGGGTAACACCGGGACGGCCGAGTTCTTGCTGAAAATAGGAAAGCCGCTCTTTGAAATCCTCAAACCGGGCATCACGATAGGCTGGATTACCGGCATTCAGAAGCCCGTCGAGAATCGGATCCTCCAGTTCCAGCAGCTCGTTCATGTTGAGCTTTGCCTGACCGATCTTGAAAAGATAGGTCTTTACGGTGTTCTTACTCAGTGATAAACAACGTGCTATCGCTTTTATGGCATAGCCCTGCTGTTTCAATCTTATCAATTGTTTTATCTGACTCATGGGTCTTGATTTACCGGCCATTGGAATAACTCTTAAAAATCTTATCCCAAATAAATCAAAATAACCAAGGGGGTCAAGATGCTCCGGAATTACCACCAACATTATTTTTGAGGGGTCAGTATGATCCGGAATAAATCCATCTAAATCTTATTAGGGGGTCAACATCTGCCGGAATGGCATGCGATAACTCAATGGAATCGCGCATATACTCCAGTGCAAAGTGCCGGAATCATGGGGTCAATTTACTCCGGAATATGCAGGTGTGTATCATTAAATGCAACGAAAGATCTAAATCCTCCAGTGCCTCCAGAATGATAAAATATTTGCTGATTTTCGAGTTTTTCAATTCGCCAGCCAAGCCCCATTGTTTGTTCGGCAGCGCTGAAAGTTTCTTTATGGCTCAATTCGATCGCATTCGCCAAGTTATTCTTTGAGCCTAACTGCGCTTTCATAAAAATTATCATATCATCGAGCGTTGACCGAATTGCACCGGAACCCGACAACGGGCCTAAATGCCAATTGGAAGAAGCCTTACCTCTTTCATCATACCCTTGAATAACGCCTACATCCTTCAATGATGTTTTGTTCATCCCTAGTGCCAAAAAAATATTTTCATTTAGCAGCTGTGCAAACGTTTTACTATTTTGACGTTCTAAAATCACGCCTAGTAATCCCGCCCCCAAGTTTGAATAAGAAAACCGGCTTCCGGGTTGGGCAACAACTTTGTAATTTTTCAGGTAATGGAAAAGGGAATCTGACGTGTAATGACGATACGGATCCTCAATGATCACATTGCCAGAAAAAATGTTTTCAGGAAGCCGGGGTAATCCAGAGGTATGATTAGACAACTGCATCAGCGATATTGTCTTATTTTGGTAGCTTAATGGAGGAATAGAATCGGGTAAATACTGATTGACAGGATCATTCAATGTCATCTTTCCTTCAACGACTTCCTTGGCTAATAATAGAGAGGTAAATACTTTTGTAACTGACCCAATTTCAAAGATGCTTTCAGAAGATGCTGGTAGAGCCTGAATCGTTTTGTCAGTGGTTCCATAACTATATTTCCTTTCTTTGTTACCTTCAATTATAGCTAGTATGATACCAGCAGCGTTTTCCTTTTGGATATAGGGCCTAACGAATTTCTCTACCCATAAATCTAAAGAATCTTTCATTGGATTGCTACTCGCGACCTTGTAATCCTTTTCTTTGGCCACAAAAGGGATTTCTTTAAAATTCATCCTGATGATCTTCTTTTCTTCATCAAGCAGAATCGAAAATAACTGGTCGGAATTTTCAAACTTAATCGCATAGTTATATCCATTCGCCGCTGTATCAACAAAAGAAAAACTCTGCATCTGCCCTGTCTTCGCTACAAATTTCTTCATCCCAAGCGTGAACTTTTCCTTTGGCATTCTAGTTTTATAACTATTGGATGCCTGTTCATAAATACGATCGGGTTGCCTTTCATTAAATAGCTGCTGAATCTCTTTCATCGCACGATCGTAAACCGAACGATTACCCTGAGCCTCTGCAAGCAGGAAGGAAAATTGAAGCAAAAGGACAAAAAAGCTATAATTTCCTATATTTTTCATCTGTCGGTTTGTATTTTCTAAATTTAAGGTTTCAAAACGATAAATCATACTGCAAGCAATGCTGTGACCAAATGTTTATGGCGCAATAATAAAAAAGGGCCGCTGTATATGATGCGGCCCCAATAAACTATAAAC from the Sphingobacterium thalpophilum genome contains:
- a CDS encoding RNA polymerase sigma factor, translated to MTMDLNAVPLSLDEFNRFKSGDEKVFKKIFDFYRPLLYRKVRRVCASDLDVEEIMQEIFVQLFLKRDSIPSAEAIFPFLFLVAKRMAITFFRKELSRQKYQLSHLTAWDELSDELERKLAHRDLDRILQEIVSRLPPQQQLVFNKSKIEEMSYAEISEEIGISKNTVRNHLVAACQFVRLKLDSLLFIFFLIKNIF
- the istB gene encoding IS21-like element helper ATPase IstB → MNIEHNMRSLRLLGMERSWKALVETRRMTELNFEDGLQLLLQSELDSRDEKRFDRLKKNAAFRYQASIEELNMDPKRGMDKAQIADLITGGYIERGEPLLISGATGCGKSFLASALGLKACSQGKKVLYFNLQKLLQRTKIARLEGSMHKLLDRIAKSDLLILDDFGLVNLDQQQRLDLMEIIEDRHARSSTIIASQLPVASWYDVIGEDTIADAVLDRIVHTSHRIELKGESLRKKR
- the istA gene encoding IS21 family transposase, which gives rise to MSQIKQLIRLKQQGYAIKAIARCLSLSKNTVKTYLFKIGQAKLNMNELLELEDPILDGLLNAGNPAYRDARFEDFKERLSYFQQELGRPGVTRKLLWEEYKQSVSDGYELSQFCFHLGQYLKVQKRSSMVMEHTPADKLYIDFSGKKLHFIDGNTGEIINCEIFVACLPFSNYCYATAVPSQKTPDFLDALDKCIQFLGGVPRCIVPDNLKSAVIKSDRYEPEINRCMEDLANHYGTVIVPARAGKPRDKSAVENHVKIIYTQVFAKLRNRSFFSLSALNSAVEDCVLKLNQTRMQNRSYCRQERFLSCEKHLLLPLPEHRFALKYYAELKIGENGHVYLGRDRHFYSAPSCYIGKKAQVIYTKNLVHIFVGGKQVALHQRSPKQNAYTTLEEHLDAKYREFRKKNPAHYLTRANAISPVFSELVQMIFDQKRHPEQLYRTCDGLFRLQRTYSDLFIKACRVAITHRQLRYKFVEGLLITGMVNFPEHGGAPTEKKLPLHENIRNREYYS
- a CDS encoding serine hydrolase; the encoded protein is MKNIGNYSFFVLLLQFSFLLAEAQGNRSVYDRAMKEIQQLFNERQPDRIYEQASNSYKTRMPKEKFTLGMKKFVAKTGQMQSFSFVDTAANGYNYAIKFENSDQLFSILLDEEKKIIRMNFKEIPFVAKEKDYKVASSNPMKDSLDLWVEKFVRPYIQKENAAGIILAIIEGNKERKYSYGTTDKTIQALPASSESIFEIGSVTKVFTSLLLAKEVVEGKMTLNDPVNQYLPDSIPPLSYQNKTISLMQLSNHTSGLPRLPENIFSGNVIIEDPYRHYTSDSLFHYLKNYKVVAQPGSRFSYSNLGAGLLGVILERQNSKTFAQLLNENIFLALGMNKTSLKDVGVIQGYDERGKASSNWHLGPLSGSGAIRSTLDDMIIFMKAQLGSKNNLANAIELSHKETFSAAEQTMGLGWRIEKLENQQIFYHSGGTGGFRSFVAFNDTHLHIPE